In Streptomyces sp. NBC_00704, a genomic segment contains:
- the moaC gene encoding cyclic pyranopterin monophosphate synthase MoaC: MSTQDRLTHIDEAGAARMVDVSGKDVTARTARASGRVLVSPRVIELLRGEGVPKGDALATARIAGIMGAKRTPDLIPLCHPLAVSGVKLDLSVADDAVEITATVKTTDRTGVEMEALTAVSVAALTVIDMVKAVDKEAVITDVRVEQKTGGKSGDWSRA, translated from the coding sequence ATGAGTACGCAGGACCGACTGACGCACATCGACGAGGCGGGCGCGGCGCGCATGGTCGACGTGTCCGGCAAGGACGTCACCGCCCGCACCGCCCGGGCCAGCGGGCGGGTCCTCGTCTCGCCCCGGGTGATCGAGCTGCTGCGCGGCGAGGGGGTGCCCAAGGGGGACGCGCTGGCCACCGCGCGGATCGCGGGCATCATGGGCGCCAAGCGCACCCCGGACCTCATCCCGCTGTGCCATCCTCTGGCCGTCTCCGGTGTGAAACTGGACCTGTCGGTCGCGGACGACGCCGTGGAGATCACCGCCACCGTGAAGACGACGGACCGCACGGGCGTCGAGATGGAGGCCCTCACCGCGGTCTCCGTCGCCGCGCTCACCGTGATCGACATGGTGAAGGCCGTCGACAAGGAAGCGGTGATCACGGACGTGCGCGTGGAGCAGAAGACGGGCGGCAAGTCGGGCGACTGGAGCCGGGCATGA
- the glp gene encoding molybdotransferase-like divisome protein Glp, producing the protein MSTAAPRPAAEDRLWSVDEHLEDILATVRPLEPIELQLPDAQGCVLVEDVMVPVSLPPFDNSSMDGYAVRVADVAGASEEFPAALEVVGDVAAGQAADLLHVGPGQAARIMTGAPLPPGAEAVVPVEWTDGGLGEGPVSGMRARSLAPEQAAGHVRVHRPAEARAHVRAKGSDVRAGDRALDAGTVVGPPQIALLAAIGRASVRVRPRPRVVVMSTGSELVQPGEELGSGQIYDSNSFALTAAARDAGAIAYRVGAVADDAETLRSAIEDQLVRADLVVTTGGVSVGAYDVVKEALEHVGDADEEGAGVEFRKLAMQPGKPQGFGSVGPDHTPLLALPGNPVSSYVSFELFVRPAIRTLMGLADVHRPVTRAKLTADKALTSPKGRRQFLRAVHAEGAVRPVGGAGSHLVAALAHADALIVVPEDVESVEPGAEVEVVLLG; encoded by the coding sequence TTGAGCACCGCCGCGCCCCGCCCCGCCGCCGAGGACCGCCTCTGGTCGGTGGACGAGCACCTGGAGGACATCCTCGCCACCGTCCGCCCGCTGGAGCCCATCGAGCTGCAACTGCCCGACGCCCAGGGCTGCGTCCTCGTCGAGGACGTCATGGTGCCGGTGTCGCTGCCGCCCTTCGACAACAGCTCCATGGACGGGTACGCGGTACGGGTCGCGGACGTCGCGGGCGCGAGCGAGGAGTTCCCGGCCGCTCTGGAGGTCGTCGGCGACGTCGCGGCGGGACAGGCCGCCGATCTGCTCCACGTCGGGCCGGGCCAGGCCGCCCGCATCATGACCGGCGCCCCGCTGCCGCCCGGCGCCGAGGCCGTGGTCCCCGTGGAGTGGACCGACGGAGGGCTCGGCGAGGGCCCGGTCAGCGGGATGCGCGCCCGCAGCCTCGCCCCCGAACAGGCCGCCGGGCACGTGCGCGTGCACCGGCCCGCCGAGGCACGCGCGCACGTGCGCGCCAAGGGCAGCGACGTGCGGGCGGGCGACCGCGCCCTCGACGCCGGGACCGTCGTCGGACCGCCCCAGATCGCCCTGCTCGCCGCGATCGGCCGCGCCTCCGTGCGGGTGCGCCCGCGCCCGCGCGTGGTGGTGATGTCCACCGGCAGCGAGCTGGTCCAGCCCGGCGAGGAGCTGGGCAGCGGCCAGATCTACGACTCCAACAGCTTCGCCCTCACCGCCGCCGCCCGCGACGCCGGCGCGATCGCCTACCGGGTCGGCGCGGTCGCCGACGACGCCGAGACCCTGCGCTCCGCCATCGAGGACCAGCTCGTGCGCGCCGACCTCGTCGTCACCACCGGCGGGGTCAGCGTCGGGGCGTACGACGTCGTCAAGGAGGCGCTGGAGCACGTCGGCGACGCGGACGAGGAGGGCGCGGGCGTCGAGTTTCGCAAGCTCGCCATGCAGCCCGGCAAACCCCAGGGCTTCGGCTCCGTCGGCCCCGACCACACCCCCCTGCTGGCCCTCCCCGGCAACCCGGTGTCGTCGTACGTGTCCTTCGAGCTGTTCGTCCGCCCCGCCATCCGCACCCTGATGGGCCTCGCGGACGTCCACCGGCCCGTCACGCGCGCGAAGCTGACCGCCGACAAGGCGCTGACCTCGCCGAAGGGCCGCAGACAGTTCCTGCGCGCGGTGCACGCCGAGGGCGCCGTCCGCCCGGTCGGCGGCGCCGGCTCCCACCTGGTCGCCGCCCTCGCGCACGCCGACGCGCTCATCGTCGTCCCCGAGGACGTGGAGAGCGTCGAGCCCGGCGCCGAGGTCGAGGTCGTCCTGCTCGGCTGA
- the galU gene encoding UTP--glucose-1-phosphate uridylyltransferase GalU: MTQSHPRISKAVIPAAGLGTRFLPATKATPKEMLPVVDKPAIQYVVEEAVSAGLDDVLMVTGRNKRPLEDHFDRNYELESALQKKGDAARLAKVQQSSDLATMHYVRQGDPRGLGHAVLCAAPHVGQEPFAVLLGDDLIDPRDPLLQRMIEVQEQHGGSVVALMEVAPEQIHLYGCAAVDTTVDSDVVKVTGLVEKPEPADAPSNYAIIGRYVLDPGVFGVLRETEPGRGGEIQLTDALQQLAQDEKVGGPVHGVVFKGRRYDTGDRGDYLRAIVRLACEREDLGPDFRSWLRSYVTEEM; the protein is encoded by the coding sequence ATGACTCAGTCCCATCCCAGGATCAGCAAGGCTGTCATCCCCGCGGCCGGACTCGGCACCCGGTTCCTGCCGGCGACCAAGGCCACTCCCAAGGAGATGCTGCCGGTCGTGGACAAGCCCGCTATCCAGTACGTGGTCGAAGAGGCCGTCTCCGCCGGTCTCGACGACGTCCTCATGGTCACCGGCCGCAACAAGCGGCCCCTGGAGGACCACTTCGACCGCAACTACGAACTCGAGTCGGCCCTGCAGAAGAAGGGCGACGCCGCCCGCCTCGCCAAGGTCCAGCAGTCCAGCGACCTCGCCACCATGCACTACGTACGCCAGGGTGACCCCAGGGGCCTCGGCCACGCCGTCCTGTGCGCGGCCCCGCACGTCGGGCAGGAGCCCTTCGCCGTCCTCCTCGGCGACGACCTCATCGACCCCCGCGACCCGCTGCTCCAGCGCATGATCGAGGTCCAGGAGCAGCACGGCGGCAGCGTCGTCGCCCTCATGGAGGTCGCCCCCGAGCAGATCCACCTCTACGGCTGCGCGGCCGTCGACACCACGGTGGACAGCGACGTCGTCAAGGTGACCGGTCTCGTGGAGAAGCCGGAGCCGGCCGACGCCCCGTCGAACTACGCGATCATCGGCCGCTATGTGCTCGACCCCGGCGTGTTCGGCGTGCTGCGCGAGACCGAGCCCGGCCGCGGCGGCGAGATCCAGCTCACCGACGCCCTCCAGCAGCTCGCCCAGGACGAGAAGGTCGGCGGTCCCGTGCACGGCGTCGTCTTCAAGGGCCGCCGCTATGACACCGGCGACCGGGGCGACTATCTGCGTGCCATTGTCAGACTCGCGTGCGAACGTGAGGATCTGGGTCCGGACTTCCGGTCCTGGCTTCGCAGTTACGTCACCGAGGAGATGTAG